Below is a window of Ananas comosus cultivar F153 unplaced genomic scaffold, ASM154086v1, whole genome shotgun sequence DNA.
ATAATGCATTTCCGCAAAGCAAAATAATACAGCACCTgttaaaaaagagataaatgatcTTACCTGTGCTGGTACAACAACAGCTAGTCTTACGGGAATCTCCTTCGGATCAAGAATTATCTGAAGTAGACTGGTAGCTGATCCTGTTAGAACATTTGCAAAGAAGATGCTCCATATAACAAACCAGAGCATTTTGTCGCACGCACTTTTCTCAATCTGACTAGTAGCTATATATCCTTGCATGGTGGAAAAAAGCTTCATGATTGGAGGCACATAAGAGGAAAGAACGTGAAGAATGAGACTGGGAAGATACCCAGTAATTATTTGACTCACAACAGTTCtgcaaatattataatttatacatcaGTAAATTTTGCGGTGGTTCAACTTCAGTTTGGGTGTATTATTCACCTAAAAGCAGGGGAAAAAAAGACAGATGGCATGCTATGCACATTCAAACTAATTATCTAAGATTAAGACATGCTTTTCAGCTTCTACAGTGGAgcatatatataagaattaacACGGTTTCGCTAAGATCAGGCACATTGATTTATTAATGAAGACATATATAGAGCATATAGTAACTTCAAATACGTACATCTTCAGTATGTCCTTAAGGAAGGGCAGCCATGTCTCTAGCTGTTCCAAATAAGTAAGCCCTTGAACAAAGGCAGCAACTAAGAGgaaaataataattaggaaTATAGATGCCACAAAGACCACCAGCTTAGAAATCCATCTTTGCATGAATGACGTAGAAAAGAAAGGCCAGTAAACATCATTTGGTTCAGGGGCTTCCTCTGTTACCCATTCTATAGGATTGTCCGATTGTTGAATTTTAAGAGCAGTTGCAGCACCATACCTAGATTTGAAGCAAACAAAGGCTGCTGGAATTTCCTACAGTGTGAGTGCAAGACTTATCAGTAAAACAGATCACAAGAGCTGCAACAATAAACTCTGAACAGAAAATTCTCTAATATTCATGTTGACGAGATCAAAATCCACGCAATACACAATACATATATGATAATGCATACATGGTACTTCCTAAAGTCAACAAAACTCGGTGAGACTctagttatatgtatatatataaagtggaAACTACAGCCTCCCCCCATGTGCCATGTAGCAAGCTCAAAGTCAAAGACAAAGCATCTCTAATAATGGGTTTAAGGAGTGTACATATTACCTTCCCAGACCCTACAATTCCAAGAGGAGCCTTGTAAAATGGGTGACACTTTAACATTTTATCATCGAGCCATGAAATCTACAGCTTACAATTAGTAGAAGAAACACTCTCTTTTATCAGTAAAACAAAGGCTCCAATTTATCGCcacatataaaaatttatttgcaatttaaatataacaaaacCTGCATTAacatttctttttcaattttcacaGAACTTCTGGAAAGTCAAAATGATGAGTTATGCCTGTAGAATAAGAGAACCAGAGAACCGGTATGTTGATGAATATATTTAGAATAAGTAAATAACTTGTAAAATCAGCAGTAATAAAAATTCAACTTCAGCATAATGatgaatatttttgttttgcaATCAATAGAATCTCCCAATTTACTGGATCatcagaaaaatctgaaacaGACTAGAAATCCAAACTCACACTGGTGATCTCACCAAAAAGGGTAATAGTTCTACATTAGAAGTCTAAGACAGAGAAGATAAAGGAGACAATAAAAATTGAGAATACTCTGTCATCCATGAAATATATCGATAACGTAACAATTTAAGAGTACCTATCTAGTATCCACTAATACGAAAGGTAGATACAAAATCAAGAAAAACAATATGCACCTTATGTTCAGAGAAAATTCATATTTCACCAATGAAAGAACATATTCAGCAATATCAGGTCATCATTTGCAATAGATAGGAAGCAAAATGAATGCACCTCTTTTGTCACAGATATATCTGACTGTTCTACTCTCACATTTTCTTCAAGATCTTCCAATTTCTTCTCATAACTGCCcaaaagatctttttttttggcaaacaaTCCAAGAATGCCGCCATTTCTGTGGTTTTCAGGAGTACGTGGACTGGATTTCAAGTCAGTCAGTCTTCTATAAAGATTCTCGGAATCAGTCTGGATAAGAATTGGCAAAGCCATCGGTATCAGATGTTAAAGTCAGATACATAATTGAATGATAAAAGACATGGAGTATCatgaaaagctcaaaattttacTGTTAAAGGATGACATCTTTTAGAATAATTTGCGCCACatgcaaacaaacaaaaaatttcatGACATTCTCAGATACTCTTACGATAAAGGACAACCTAAGCATCAACTCAACTTGCAGTGTGATAATTCGATATTGAAGCACTTTATGCAAAAGGTAGAATGTTTTCAATGTGTGGATCTAATGGAAAGATCTTTTTCTCCAATAATAGATGAGCATAAAACACTGACCAAGCAAACAAGCGTCAATTCATAAAAAGAAATACAACTTAGTATGTTCCGATTTCAACCCCAAGTTCTCTATTTCAAGATGCTCTTCCGCTTTGATGTTCATCTCTGATGAGAATTGGGTGCAAGTGGCATACAAAGTATTCTCAcaatttcctcttttttttgtccCATTAATTTCTTTACATAAAAGAGATTAACCTTGTAATGGCCATAGACATATTTTGGGTTTTAGATACATAGAAGAATAATTTCCATACTGATGGCTGAGAGTGACCGCCAGAACAAAAGTTCAAGTCTTGGTTCTGATGGGTtcagaaaattttaagaaacttTTCATGATTGATACTTTgacttgaaaatttttaaagaaaaaaggctAACCTGTATAATGATTATCAGTCGATATGGATCCAATCATACAGAGGatacaaatatatagaaaattaatttaaatcctTACGATGAGGCGTCGAAGTTTGCTTGTTTGATGAACCACAGTGTGGCACAAGTATGTAGAAGGATGGTACTCCATGAAGAAACTCTCAACAGTATCACTGATAGAACTTCCATCACGCAATGGTATACCACGGACAAGAATGGCGAAGTGATGCGGTAGCGGTTTGGATGCAATGAAGTGGGCGATCCTCTTACTAGATAGATACTTGTATTCCTGCAGAAGGGAAAAATTTAGACACTAATATCTAAGTATTGGCAGAAAGAAACTAAAAGAGTTGTGTGTGTCACTACTAGAATACTAGAAATAGACAAAAGCACCAAAGACATTTGTTGAATGGACTATCTTCTGAAGATATATGCATCGAAAGGACAGATCCTTAAAAAATGGATAGCCAACTTCAGTAAATAAAATTGGCAGTGACTTGATTGGAAACATCAACAGATACATAACTACcgtgggggaaaaaaaagagagagatacatGTATCTTCTGAAGAATCAAGTAAAGACTCGccaccaaaagaaaaaggaagcaaCAATTAAATTTACTTACAGAATACAGTAGATAGCACACTATTACGGTGATAAGATATGCAGCAGAGAAGTGAAACCATAACCTGTCAATGATAATAATACAAGACTAATAAGCCGAATATAGGAGATAGTAAGTGATGTTTTTAAGCTATACCAGGCTATGATTAGAG
It encodes the following:
- the LOC109704008 gene encoding CSC1-like protein HYP1 — encoded protein: MRIFIFSLRVFSVAAVVGIFILLPVNYLGDQLRDIDFSDIPNKSLDLFTISNVKDGSNRLWFHFSAAYLITVIVCYLLYSEYKYLSSKRIAHFIASKPLPHHFAILVRGIPLRDGSSISDTVESFFMEYHPSTYLCHTVVHQTSKLRRLITDSENLYRRLTDLKSSPRTPENHRNGGILGLFAKKKDLLGSYEKKLEDLEENVRVEQSDISVTKEEIPAAFVCFKSRYGAATALKIQQSDNPIEWVTEEAPEPNDVYWPFFSTSFMQRWISKLVVFVASIFLIIIFLLVAAFVQGLTYLEQLETWLPFLKDILKITVVSQIITGYLPSLILHVLSSYVPPIMKLFSTMQGYIATSQIEKSACDKMLWFVIWSIFFANVLTGSATSLLQIILDPKEIPVRLAVVVPAQASFFIAYVVTSWTSLSSELTRTMALICNLIGKHCSCKSDEDDEFQIPSISYHSEIPRILLFGLLGLTYFILAPLILPFILVFFCIGYIIYRNQLFNVYSPKYDTGGRFWPIVHNTTIFSLILMHLVAIGIFGLKKVPLASSLILPLPVLTLLFNEYCRKRFLPIFEAYSAETLIKKDRADQNDPTMGEFFDKLVTAYRDPIWMPIRHSPFSNEHNSPLLHSS